One window from the genome of Deltaproteobacteria bacterium encodes:
- a CDS encoding DUF885 family protein, producing the protein MTDPQADLTIHYFDYLAKCFPVMCASDEFHFLPRAQAASRYYDKVDDLNANAIDECLFTLKNIQREFDLLATQENDLEKLTDLELLKANIAGILIELETKESWRHNPLLYLKIAFIGLDHALTKPTSEPEERTERTLARLQAIPRLLQQAIDNIDSVPKAYHQASLEMIGDCKDYLNEITNGFADRRGRHLTKGLKKSCSSLDALNRFLRAISPIPNGQFIVSALEATLKDHFLSARSLPEVFQIAEEEWQDTLAQLQRLQANIDPGKSWRELYHAYCPSDIENLEIISLYQHEIDRLRSFFREHSFKDVGLNLSLKLCETPAYLRSVRGSASFSAAFSTNVREKDFFYMTTRRPQHRGQEAGDLLKKRLHREYKFLAAHETFPGHHLLDSVRRSLENPVRRQIESPLFYEGWAYYAESLLSEYGYVETPIEFLVDCKRRLWRAARCQIDVGLNTDMLTREDAIRLLTTAGFTPEEAHHQINHFGLNPGYQLCYTLGRYEIMQLKRTYESRMGRDQFHRQLLEGGELPFQLIEKRFQSLNDGNRTRRSN; encoded by the coding sequence CTATCGACGAATGTCTCTTTACTCTGAAAAACATCCAAAGGGAATTCGATCTCCTGGCCACTCAGGAGAATGACCTGGAAAAGCTCACGGACCTTGAACTGCTGAAGGCCAATATTGCAGGGATTCTAATAGAGCTGGAAACAAAGGAGTCCTGGCGTCACAATCCTTTGCTCTATTTGAAGATCGCCTTTATTGGACTGGATCACGCCTTGACAAAGCCTACCTCAGAGCCGGAGGAGCGGACGGAAAGGACGTTGGCCCGCCTGCAAGCCATTCCCCGGCTACTCCAACAGGCCATTGACAATATTGACAGCGTGCCAAAGGCATATCACCAGGCCAGCCTAGAGATGATCGGTGACTGTAAGGACTATCTTAATGAAATCACTAATGGTTTCGCTGACAGGAGAGGCAGGCACCTTACAAAGGGATTGAAGAAATCCTGCTCCTCTCTGGATGCCCTTAACAGATTCCTGAGGGCCATTTCTCCTATTCCGAACGGACAGTTCATTGTTTCCGCCCTTGAAGCCACACTAAAAGACCATTTTCTGTCTGCCAGGAGTCTGCCCGAGGTATTTCAGATTGCCGAGGAGGAATGGCAGGACACACTGGCGCAACTGCAGAGGCTTCAAGCAAATATAGATCCCGGAAAATCCTGGAGAGAGTTGTACCATGCCTACTGTCCGTCAGATATTGAAAATCTGGAAATCATCTCCCTCTACCAACATGAAATAGACCGATTGCGTTCGTTTTTCCGCGAGCACAGTTTCAAGGACGTTGGATTGAACCTCTCCTTGAAACTTTGTGAAACACCCGCTTATCTGCGGTCTGTCCGAGGCTCGGCTTCTTTTAGCGCTGCCTTTAGCACAAATGTCAGGGAAAAGGATTTCTTCTATATGACAACCCGGCGGCCACAGCACAGGGGTCAAGAAGCCGGAGACCTCCTTAAAAAACGCCTTCATCGCGAATACAAATTCCTTGCCGCCCATGAAACCTTTCCAGGCCACCATTTGTTGGATTCTGTTCGAAGAAGCCTCGAAAATCCGGTGCGACGCCAAATTGAGTCACCACTTTTCTACGAAGGCTGGGCCTATTACGCTGAATCGCTGTTGAGCGAGTACGGCTATGTTGAAACTCCCATAGAATTCCTGGTCGATTGCAAGCGACGGCTGTGGAGGGCCGCGCGATGTCAAATCGATGTTGGTTTAAACACTGACATGCTTACCAGGGAAGATGCTATAAGATTGCTGACGACAGCGGGATTCACCCCTGAAGAGGCCCATCACCAGATAAACCATTTCGGACTTAACCCTGGTTATCAATTGTGTTATACGTTGGGCCGTTATGAAATTATGCAACTGAAAAGGACCTATGAAAGTAGAATGGGTCGCGATCAGTTTCACAGACAACTCCTGGAAGGAGGCGAACTTCCCTTTCAGCTCATTGAAAAGCGGTTTCAGAGCCTGAATGACGGAAATAGAACGAGGAGAAGTAATTGA